One genomic region from Gadus morhua chromosome 9, gadMor3.0, whole genome shotgun sequence encodes:
- the LOC115551090 gene encoding rho family-interacting cell polarization regulator 1 isoform X3 — protein MSLSARPSRRVLNRSITRSQSFAGVNTYDKAYRNLSVFTAPGLSRKTSRASRMFNMTTKSNTPPKVPQPERLDEVYEALKKGLQSYLQVHQVELDSLSRQMKESKRNSRLGFLYELDKQVKVNERFIRRLEFHLSKIEELYEAYCRQRRLRDGAEKMVKAYTASSSSKEARESLSEANKSYKEYTENMCVLESELESQLGEFHIRMKGLAGFARLCAGDQYEVLMRYGRQRWKLRGRIEINGKQDWDSEEMVFLPLITEFLSIKVTELKSLANHVVVGTVSCETKDLYAALPQTVAVDINDLGTIKLSLEVTWNPFDKDDPSSAASTVNKAPSVNKRFSTIFNQSPPDTPSLREQAFYNMLRRQDDLENGTAWSNSSESSDDSSSPRLSAGGLRQSSSDKPAVTTPDRQPAVTGSSSPQIDITFCPKSAASSTPNSAHKGVGGTADSQAELQRDDGSGTAVLPANGGGGSQDSGKPSPAATKASAAAAAAAAATGGTPRPFMRSLSHISESSADGSLGAEVTPLASPLSITDITMELPDPAAELQGGGGPLTHTAPQPEAPPPPGGQGGPPPTQDGTFLAHRVLVDPEERPGGGARAGQGEEEGEEEGEEGGLVDSGVEEALEAVVSSLDDYRGQFPELQLLEQELRLLQLTLKGGKHSRSPSIVSLTVETALGSFDFLNGSDADEEEDGAGRKSRNGSAQHERDWMASPAFLTTGCAALDRTLVVHLNNCSSQLLRLGMFGPLRCGEMYALDRLLLEARILEMVRRAAKESPRALSRPEEVIPQLEHCQGALLVWQQCVGRGHLYHVTTESLLTALGLLCSFKLPEKMADAADLVFQRLVERILERRLPRRSTDKDVVLVTIFQLWSYLEVEGIKDLNAHVSELAEEVRLVQSLSSGDQEVLVRALRRPPDCSLKREGLHAVARLLRDHRGKVSASASSLFRSLAEQPRSRERALVICLELLEDTDVETRVCGCKALACLKAKEGIEQLVYLCRTDKEEVRDAAKQALLVLGEEGRMAFRHVETSQEGLPSLFTPGGMASTAF, from the exons ATGTCCCTCTCGGCACGCCCGTCCAGACGGGTCCTCAACAGGTCCATCACTAGGAGCCAGAGCTTCGCCGGAGTCAACACCTACGACAAGGCCTacag GAACCTATCAGTGTTCACCGCTCCGGGTCTCAGCAGGAAGACGAGCCGGGCCAGCAGAATGTTCAACATGACCACCAAGTCCAACACGCCGCCCAAAGTCCCCCAGCCAGAGAGGCTGGACGAGGTCTACGAGGCCCTGAAGAAAGGCCtaca gtcCTATCTTCAGGTCCACCAGGTAGAACTGGACAGCCTCAGCCGACAGATGAAGGAATCCAAGCGGAACTCTCGACTG GGCTTCCTTTATGAACTGGACAAG CAAGTGAAGGTGAACGAGAGGTTCATCAGAAGACTGGAGTTCCATCTCAGTAAG ATAGAGGAGCTGTACGAGGCATACTGCCGGCAGCGCAGGCTCCGGGACGGGGCGGAGAAGATGGTGAAGGCCTACACCGCCTCGTCCAGCAGCAAGGAGGCAcgggagagcctgtcggaggcCAACAAGAGCTACAAGGAGTACACCGAG AACATGTGTGTGCTGGAGAGCGAGTTGGAGAGCCAGCTTGGGGAGTTCCACATTCGGATGAAAG GTCTGGCTGGATTTGCCAGGTTATGTGCCGGAGACCAGTATGAG gtcttGATGCGGTACGGGCGACAGCGGTGGAAGCTGAGAGGGAGGATAGAGATCAACGGTAAACAGGACTGGGACAGCGAGGAGATGGTCTTTTTGCCGCTCATCACAGAGTTCCTCTCAATCAAG GTAACGGAGCTGAAGAGCTTGGCCAATCACGTGGTCGTAGGGACCGTGTCGTGCGAGACCAAGGACCTGTATGCTGCTCTCCCGCAGACGGTCGCCGTGGACATCAACGACCTGGGGACCATTAAACTCAGTCTGGAGGTCACATGGAA TCCGTTTGATAAGGACGACCCGTCGTCCGCCGCCAGCACTGTCAATAAAGCTCCGAGCGTCAACAAGAGGTTCTCCACCATCTTCAACCAGAGCCCCCCAGACACCCCCTCACTGCGGGAACAAGCCTTCTAT AACATGCTGCGGCGGCAGGACGACCTGGAGAACGGCACGGCCTGGTCCAACTCCTCCGAGTCCTCAGACGACTCCTCCAGCCCCCGGCTGTCGGCCGGCGGCCTGCGACAGTCCTCCTCCGACAAG ccagcggTAACCACTCCAGATCGCCAACCGGCAGTGACAGGAAGTAGCAGCCCGCAGATAGACATCACGTTCTGTCCTAAAAGCGCCGCTTCCTCAACACCTAACTCCGCCCacaaaggggtgggggggacggcGGACAGCCAAGCGGAGCTCCAGAG gGACGACGGGAGTGGCACGGCCGTCCTACCCGCCAACGGCGGCGGGGGAAGCCAGGACTCTGGGAAGCCGTCGCCAGCGGCGACCAAAGcgagcgcggcggcggcggcggcggcggcggccaccgGAGGCACGCCGAGGCCCTTCATGCGCTCGCTGAGCCACATCAGCGAGAGCAGCGCGGATGGCTCGCTGGGGGCCGAGGTCACCCCCCTGGCGTCGCCCCTCTCCATCACCGACATCACAATGGAGCTCCCGGACCCCGCGGCGGAGCTCCAGGGGGGGGGtggccccctcacacacaccgcccCGCAGCCAGAGGCCCCTCCTCCgccggggggccaggggggcccGCCGCCGACGCAGGACGGAACCTTCCTGGCGCACAGGGTGCTGGTGGACCCCGAGGAGAGGCCCGGGGGAGGGGCCCGGgcagggcagggggaggaggagggggaggaggagggggaggaggggggcctgGTTGACAGCGGGGTGGAGGAGGCCCTGGAGGCCGTGGTCTCGTCGCTGGACGACTACCGGGGACAGTTCCCCGAGCTGCAGCTGCTGGAGCAggagctgcggctgctgcagctCACGCTcaag GGCGGTAAGCACAGCCGGTCTCCTAGCATCGTCAGCCTCACTGTGGAAACCGCTTTGGGGAGTTTCGACTTTCTGAATGGCTCGGACGctgatgaggaagaggacggtGCAGGAAGAAAGAGTCGAAACGGCAG TGCCCAACATGAGAGGGATTGGATGGCCTCCCCTGCCTTTCTCACCACTGGCTGTGCTGCGCTAGACCGCACCCTAGTGGTCCACCTGAACAACTGCAGCTCCCAGCTCCTG CGGCTGGGAATGTTTGGTCCGCTGCGCTGCGGTGAGATGTACGCGTTAGACCGACTGCTGCTGGAAGCCCGCATCTTGGAAATGGTGCGGCGGGCCGCAAAGGAGTCCCCCAGAGCGCTGAGCCGACCTGAAGAAG TTATCCCGCAGTTGGAGCACTGCCAAGGGGCCTTGTTGGTATGGCAACAGTGTGTTGGGCGGGGTCATCTGTACCATGTGACCACGGAGTCCCTCCTCACTGCCCTTGGCCTGCTGTGCTCCTTCAAACTGCCTGAGAAGATGGCCGATGCCGCAGACTTGG TCTTCCAGCGTCTAGTGGAGCGGATACTCGAACGGCGTTTACCACGGAGGAGTACCGACAAAGACGTCGTCCTCGTGACCATCTTCCAGTTGTGGAGTTACCTGGAGGTGGAAGGCATTAAAGACCTGAACGCGCACGTCAGTGAACTGGCCGAGGAGG TCCGATTGGTCCAGAGCCTCTCGTCAGGTGACCAGGAAGTGTTGGTGCGCGCTCTGCGCCGCCCCCCGGACTGCAGcctgaagagggaggggctccaTGCGGTCGCTAGGTTACTGCGGGACCACCGAGGCAAGGTGTCGGCCTCGGCCAGCTCGCTCTTCAGAAGCCTGGCCGAGCAGCCCAGGTCCCGCGAGagg gccttgGTGATCTGCCTGGAGCTTCTGGAGGACACGGATGTGGAGACGCGGGTGTGTGGCTGCAAGGCTCTGGCGTGCTTGAAG GCCAAAGAAGGCATTGAGCAGCTGGTGTATTTGTGTCGCACAGACAAGGAGGAAGTTCGAGACGCTGCCAAACAAGCCCTTCTTGTGCTGg GCGAGGAGGGCAGGATGGCCTTTAGGCACGTGGAGACGTCACAGGAAGGTCTCCCCAGCCTGTTCACGCCCGGAGGCATGGCCAGCACAGCGTTCTGA
- the LOC115551090 gene encoding rho family-interacting cell polarization regulator 1 isoform X1 gives MFLFPVLQDPGSPSRAVSTMSLSARPSRRVLNRSITRSQSFAGVNTYDKAYRNLSVFTAPGLSRKTSRASRMFNMTTKSNTPPKVPQPERLDEVYEALKKGLQSYLQVHQVELDSLSRQMKESKRNSRLGFLYELDKQVKVNERFIRRLEFHLSKIEELYEAYCRQRRLRDGAEKMVKAYTASSSSKEARESLSEANKSYKEYTENMCVLESELESQLGEFHIRMKGLAGFARLCAGDQYEVLMRYGRQRWKLRGRIEINGKQDWDSEEMVFLPLITEFLSIKVTELKSLANHVVVGTVSCETKDLYAALPQTVAVDINDLGTIKLSLEVTWNPFDKDDPSSAASTVNKAPSVNKRFSTIFNQSPPDTPSLREQAFYNMLRRQDDLENGTAWSNSSESSDDSSSPRLSAGGLRQSSSDKPAVTTPDRQPAVTGSSSPQIDITFCPKSAASSTPNSAHKGVGGTADSQAELQRDDGSGTAVLPANGGGGSQDSGKPSPAATKASAAAAAAAAATGGTPRPFMRSLSHISESSADGSLGAEVTPLASPLSITDITMELPDPAAELQGGGGPLTHTAPQPEAPPPPGGQGGPPPTQDGTFLAHRVLVDPEERPGGGARAGQGEEEGEEEGEEGGLVDSGVEEALEAVVSSLDDYRGQFPELQLLEQELRLLQLTLKGGKHSRSPSIVSLTVETALGSFDFLNGSDADEEEDGAGRKSRNGSAQHERDWMASPAFLTTGCAALDRTLVVHLNNCSSQLLRLGMFGPLRCGEMYALDRLLLEARILEMVRRAAKESPRALSRPEEVIPQLEHCQGALLVWQQCVGRGHLYHVTTESLLTALGLLCSFKLPEKMADAADLVFQRLVERILERRLPRRSTDKDVVLVTIFQLWSYLEVEGIKDLNAHVSELAEEVRLVQSLSSGDQEVLVRALRRPPDCSLKREGLHAVARLLRDHRGKVSASASSLFRSLAEQPRSRERALVICLELLEDTDVETRVCGCKALACLKAKEGIEQLVYLCRTDKEEVRDAAKQALLVLGEEGRMAFRHVETSQEGLPSLFTPGGMASTAF, from the exons GAAGTCCGTCCCGCGCGGTGTCCACCATGTCCCTCTCGGCACGCCCGTCCAGACGGGTCCTCAACAGGTCCATCACTAGGAGCCAGAGCTTCGCCGGAGTCAACACCTACGACAAGGCCTacag GAACCTATCAGTGTTCACCGCTCCGGGTCTCAGCAGGAAGACGAGCCGGGCCAGCAGAATGTTCAACATGACCACCAAGTCCAACACGCCGCCCAAAGTCCCCCAGCCAGAGAGGCTGGACGAGGTCTACGAGGCCCTGAAGAAAGGCCtaca gtcCTATCTTCAGGTCCACCAGGTAGAACTGGACAGCCTCAGCCGACAGATGAAGGAATCCAAGCGGAACTCTCGACTG GGCTTCCTTTATGAACTGGACAAG CAAGTGAAGGTGAACGAGAGGTTCATCAGAAGACTGGAGTTCCATCTCAGTAAG ATAGAGGAGCTGTACGAGGCATACTGCCGGCAGCGCAGGCTCCGGGACGGGGCGGAGAAGATGGTGAAGGCCTACACCGCCTCGTCCAGCAGCAAGGAGGCAcgggagagcctgtcggaggcCAACAAGAGCTACAAGGAGTACACCGAG AACATGTGTGTGCTGGAGAGCGAGTTGGAGAGCCAGCTTGGGGAGTTCCACATTCGGATGAAAG GTCTGGCTGGATTTGCCAGGTTATGTGCCGGAGACCAGTATGAG gtcttGATGCGGTACGGGCGACAGCGGTGGAAGCTGAGAGGGAGGATAGAGATCAACGGTAAACAGGACTGGGACAGCGAGGAGATGGTCTTTTTGCCGCTCATCACAGAGTTCCTCTCAATCAAG GTAACGGAGCTGAAGAGCTTGGCCAATCACGTGGTCGTAGGGACCGTGTCGTGCGAGACCAAGGACCTGTATGCTGCTCTCCCGCAGACGGTCGCCGTGGACATCAACGACCTGGGGACCATTAAACTCAGTCTGGAGGTCACATGGAA TCCGTTTGATAAGGACGACCCGTCGTCCGCCGCCAGCACTGTCAATAAAGCTCCGAGCGTCAACAAGAGGTTCTCCACCATCTTCAACCAGAGCCCCCCAGACACCCCCTCACTGCGGGAACAAGCCTTCTAT AACATGCTGCGGCGGCAGGACGACCTGGAGAACGGCACGGCCTGGTCCAACTCCTCCGAGTCCTCAGACGACTCCTCCAGCCCCCGGCTGTCGGCCGGCGGCCTGCGACAGTCCTCCTCCGACAAG ccagcggTAACCACTCCAGATCGCCAACCGGCAGTGACAGGAAGTAGCAGCCCGCAGATAGACATCACGTTCTGTCCTAAAAGCGCCGCTTCCTCAACACCTAACTCCGCCCacaaaggggtgggggggacggcGGACAGCCAAGCGGAGCTCCAGAG gGACGACGGGAGTGGCACGGCCGTCCTACCCGCCAACGGCGGCGGGGGAAGCCAGGACTCTGGGAAGCCGTCGCCAGCGGCGACCAAAGcgagcgcggcggcggcggcggcggcggcggccaccgGAGGCACGCCGAGGCCCTTCATGCGCTCGCTGAGCCACATCAGCGAGAGCAGCGCGGATGGCTCGCTGGGGGCCGAGGTCACCCCCCTGGCGTCGCCCCTCTCCATCACCGACATCACAATGGAGCTCCCGGACCCCGCGGCGGAGCTCCAGGGGGGGGGtggccccctcacacacaccgcccCGCAGCCAGAGGCCCCTCCTCCgccggggggccaggggggcccGCCGCCGACGCAGGACGGAACCTTCCTGGCGCACAGGGTGCTGGTGGACCCCGAGGAGAGGCCCGGGGGAGGGGCCCGGgcagggcagggggaggaggagggggaggaggagggggaggaggggggcctgGTTGACAGCGGGGTGGAGGAGGCCCTGGAGGCCGTGGTCTCGTCGCTGGACGACTACCGGGGACAGTTCCCCGAGCTGCAGCTGCTGGAGCAggagctgcggctgctgcagctCACGCTcaag GGCGGTAAGCACAGCCGGTCTCCTAGCATCGTCAGCCTCACTGTGGAAACCGCTTTGGGGAGTTTCGACTTTCTGAATGGCTCGGACGctgatgaggaagaggacggtGCAGGAAGAAAGAGTCGAAACGGCAG TGCCCAACATGAGAGGGATTGGATGGCCTCCCCTGCCTTTCTCACCACTGGCTGTGCTGCGCTAGACCGCACCCTAGTGGTCCACCTGAACAACTGCAGCTCCCAGCTCCTG CGGCTGGGAATGTTTGGTCCGCTGCGCTGCGGTGAGATGTACGCGTTAGACCGACTGCTGCTGGAAGCCCGCATCTTGGAAATGGTGCGGCGGGCCGCAAAGGAGTCCCCCAGAGCGCTGAGCCGACCTGAAGAAG TTATCCCGCAGTTGGAGCACTGCCAAGGGGCCTTGTTGGTATGGCAACAGTGTGTTGGGCGGGGTCATCTGTACCATGTGACCACGGAGTCCCTCCTCACTGCCCTTGGCCTGCTGTGCTCCTTCAAACTGCCTGAGAAGATGGCCGATGCCGCAGACTTGG TCTTCCAGCGTCTAGTGGAGCGGATACTCGAACGGCGTTTACCACGGAGGAGTACCGACAAAGACGTCGTCCTCGTGACCATCTTCCAGTTGTGGAGTTACCTGGAGGTGGAAGGCATTAAAGACCTGAACGCGCACGTCAGTGAACTGGCCGAGGAGG TCCGATTGGTCCAGAGCCTCTCGTCAGGTGACCAGGAAGTGTTGGTGCGCGCTCTGCGCCGCCCCCCGGACTGCAGcctgaagagggaggggctccaTGCGGTCGCTAGGTTACTGCGGGACCACCGAGGCAAGGTGTCGGCCTCGGCCAGCTCGCTCTTCAGAAGCCTGGCCGAGCAGCCCAGGTCCCGCGAGagg gccttgGTGATCTGCCTGGAGCTTCTGGAGGACACGGATGTGGAGACGCGGGTGTGTGGCTGCAAGGCTCTGGCGTGCTTGAAG GCCAAAGAAGGCATTGAGCAGCTGGTGTATTTGTGTCGCACAGACAAGGAGGAAGTTCGAGACGCTGCCAAACAAGCCCTTCTTGTGCTGg GCGAGGAGGGCAGGATGGCCTTTAGGCACGTGGAGACGTCACAGGAAGGTCTCCCCAGCCTGTTCACGCCCGGAGGCATGGCCAGCACAGCGTTCTGA
- the LOC115551090 gene encoding rho family-interacting cell polarization regulator 1 isoform X2, whose protein sequence is MYTGYGGSPSRAVSTMSLSARPSRRVLNRSITRSQSFAGVNTYDKAYRNLSVFTAPGLSRKTSRASRMFNMTTKSNTPPKVPQPERLDEVYEALKKGLQSYLQVHQVELDSLSRQMKESKRNSRLGFLYELDKQVKVNERFIRRLEFHLSKIEELYEAYCRQRRLRDGAEKMVKAYTASSSSKEARESLSEANKSYKEYTENMCVLESELESQLGEFHIRMKGLAGFARLCAGDQYEVLMRYGRQRWKLRGRIEINGKQDWDSEEMVFLPLITEFLSIKVTELKSLANHVVVGTVSCETKDLYAALPQTVAVDINDLGTIKLSLEVTWNPFDKDDPSSAASTVNKAPSVNKRFSTIFNQSPPDTPSLREQAFYNMLRRQDDLENGTAWSNSSESSDDSSSPRLSAGGLRQSSSDKPAVTTPDRQPAVTGSSSPQIDITFCPKSAASSTPNSAHKGVGGTADSQAELQRDDGSGTAVLPANGGGGSQDSGKPSPAATKASAAAAAAAAATGGTPRPFMRSLSHISESSADGSLGAEVTPLASPLSITDITMELPDPAAELQGGGGPLTHTAPQPEAPPPPGGQGGPPPTQDGTFLAHRVLVDPEERPGGGARAGQGEEEGEEEGEEGGLVDSGVEEALEAVVSSLDDYRGQFPELQLLEQELRLLQLTLKGGKHSRSPSIVSLTVETALGSFDFLNGSDADEEEDGAGRKSRNGSAQHERDWMASPAFLTTGCAALDRTLVVHLNNCSSQLLRLGMFGPLRCGEMYALDRLLLEARILEMVRRAAKESPRALSRPEEVIPQLEHCQGALLVWQQCVGRGHLYHVTTESLLTALGLLCSFKLPEKMADAADLVFQRLVERILERRLPRRSTDKDVVLVTIFQLWSYLEVEGIKDLNAHVSELAEEVRLVQSLSSGDQEVLVRALRRPPDCSLKREGLHAVARLLRDHRGKVSASASSLFRSLAEQPRSRERALVICLELLEDTDVETRVCGCKALACLKAKEGIEQLVYLCRTDKEEVRDAAKQALLVLGEEGRMAFRHVETSQEGLPSLFTPGGMASTAF, encoded by the exons ATGTACACTGGATATGGAG GAAGTCCGTCCCGCGCGGTGTCCACCATGTCCCTCTCGGCACGCCCGTCCAGACGGGTCCTCAACAGGTCCATCACTAGGAGCCAGAGCTTCGCCGGAGTCAACACCTACGACAAGGCCTacag GAACCTATCAGTGTTCACCGCTCCGGGTCTCAGCAGGAAGACGAGCCGGGCCAGCAGAATGTTCAACATGACCACCAAGTCCAACACGCCGCCCAAAGTCCCCCAGCCAGAGAGGCTGGACGAGGTCTACGAGGCCCTGAAGAAAGGCCtaca gtcCTATCTTCAGGTCCACCAGGTAGAACTGGACAGCCTCAGCCGACAGATGAAGGAATCCAAGCGGAACTCTCGACTG GGCTTCCTTTATGAACTGGACAAG CAAGTGAAGGTGAACGAGAGGTTCATCAGAAGACTGGAGTTCCATCTCAGTAAG ATAGAGGAGCTGTACGAGGCATACTGCCGGCAGCGCAGGCTCCGGGACGGGGCGGAGAAGATGGTGAAGGCCTACACCGCCTCGTCCAGCAGCAAGGAGGCAcgggagagcctgtcggaggcCAACAAGAGCTACAAGGAGTACACCGAG AACATGTGTGTGCTGGAGAGCGAGTTGGAGAGCCAGCTTGGGGAGTTCCACATTCGGATGAAAG GTCTGGCTGGATTTGCCAGGTTATGTGCCGGAGACCAGTATGAG gtcttGATGCGGTACGGGCGACAGCGGTGGAAGCTGAGAGGGAGGATAGAGATCAACGGTAAACAGGACTGGGACAGCGAGGAGATGGTCTTTTTGCCGCTCATCACAGAGTTCCTCTCAATCAAG GTAACGGAGCTGAAGAGCTTGGCCAATCACGTGGTCGTAGGGACCGTGTCGTGCGAGACCAAGGACCTGTATGCTGCTCTCCCGCAGACGGTCGCCGTGGACATCAACGACCTGGGGACCATTAAACTCAGTCTGGAGGTCACATGGAA TCCGTTTGATAAGGACGACCCGTCGTCCGCCGCCAGCACTGTCAATAAAGCTCCGAGCGTCAACAAGAGGTTCTCCACCATCTTCAACCAGAGCCCCCCAGACACCCCCTCACTGCGGGAACAAGCCTTCTAT AACATGCTGCGGCGGCAGGACGACCTGGAGAACGGCACGGCCTGGTCCAACTCCTCCGAGTCCTCAGACGACTCCTCCAGCCCCCGGCTGTCGGCCGGCGGCCTGCGACAGTCCTCCTCCGACAAG ccagcggTAACCACTCCAGATCGCCAACCGGCAGTGACAGGAAGTAGCAGCCCGCAGATAGACATCACGTTCTGTCCTAAAAGCGCCGCTTCCTCAACACCTAACTCCGCCCacaaaggggtgggggggacggcGGACAGCCAAGCGGAGCTCCAGAG gGACGACGGGAGTGGCACGGCCGTCCTACCCGCCAACGGCGGCGGGGGAAGCCAGGACTCTGGGAAGCCGTCGCCAGCGGCGACCAAAGcgagcgcggcggcggcggcggcggcggcggccaccgGAGGCACGCCGAGGCCCTTCATGCGCTCGCTGAGCCACATCAGCGAGAGCAGCGCGGATGGCTCGCTGGGGGCCGAGGTCACCCCCCTGGCGTCGCCCCTCTCCATCACCGACATCACAATGGAGCTCCCGGACCCCGCGGCGGAGCTCCAGGGGGGGGGtggccccctcacacacaccgcccCGCAGCCAGAGGCCCCTCCTCCgccggggggccaggggggcccGCCGCCGACGCAGGACGGAACCTTCCTGGCGCACAGGGTGCTGGTGGACCCCGAGGAGAGGCCCGGGGGAGGGGCCCGGgcagggcagggggaggaggagggggaggaggagggggaggaggggggcctgGTTGACAGCGGGGTGGAGGAGGCCCTGGAGGCCGTGGTCTCGTCGCTGGACGACTACCGGGGACAGTTCCCCGAGCTGCAGCTGCTGGAGCAggagctgcggctgctgcagctCACGCTcaag GGCGGTAAGCACAGCCGGTCTCCTAGCATCGTCAGCCTCACTGTGGAAACCGCTTTGGGGAGTTTCGACTTTCTGAATGGCTCGGACGctgatgaggaagaggacggtGCAGGAAGAAAGAGTCGAAACGGCAG TGCCCAACATGAGAGGGATTGGATGGCCTCCCCTGCCTTTCTCACCACTGGCTGTGCTGCGCTAGACCGCACCCTAGTGGTCCACCTGAACAACTGCAGCTCCCAGCTCCTG CGGCTGGGAATGTTTGGTCCGCTGCGCTGCGGTGAGATGTACGCGTTAGACCGACTGCTGCTGGAAGCCCGCATCTTGGAAATGGTGCGGCGGGCCGCAAAGGAGTCCCCCAGAGCGCTGAGCCGACCTGAAGAAG TTATCCCGCAGTTGGAGCACTGCCAAGGGGCCTTGTTGGTATGGCAACAGTGTGTTGGGCGGGGTCATCTGTACCATGTGACCACGGAGTCCCTCCTCACTGCCCTTGGCCTGCTGTGCTCCTTCAAACTGCCTGAGAAGATGGCCGATGCCGCAGACTTGG TCTTCCAGCGTCTAGTGGAGCGGATACTCGAACGGCGTTTACCACGGAGGAGTACCGACAAAGACGTCGTCCTCGTGACCATCTTCCAGTTGTGGAGTTACCTGGAGGTGGAAGGCATTAAAGACCTGAACGCGCACGTCAGTGAACTGGCCGAGGAGG TCCGATTGGTCCAGAGCCTCTCGTCAGGTGACCAGGAAGTGTTGGTGCGCGCTCTGCGCCGCCCCCCGGACTGCAGcctgaagagggaggggctccaTGCGGTCGCTAGGTTACTGCGGGACCACCGAGGCAAGGTGTCGGCCTCGGCCAGCTCGCTCTTCAGAAGCCTGGCCGAGCAGCCCAGGTCCCGCGAGagg gccttgGTGATCTGCCTGGAGCTTCTGGAGGACACGGATGTGGAGACGCGGGTGTGTGGCTGCAAGGCTCTGGCGTGCTTGAAG GCCAAAGAAGGCATTGAGCAGCTGGTGTATTTGTGTCGCACAGACAAGGAGGAAGTTCGAGACGCTGCCAAACAAGCCCTTCTTGTGCTGg GCGAGGAGGGCAGGATGGCCTTTAGGCACGTGGAGACGTCACAGGAAGGTCTCCCCAGCCTGTTCACGCCCGGAGGCATGGCCAGCACAGCGTTCTGA